In a single window of the Oncorhynchus masou masou isolate Uvic2021 unplaced genomic scaffold, UVic_Omas_1.1 unplaced_scaffold_855, whole genome shotgun sequence genome:
- the LOC135538953 gene encoding zinc finger protein 502-like: protein MSSLSCSPPAKEEEVFWTEKEVLPKEEEEEKDVSIQKQVEGEAVTVKEEEKDVSVEEKEDSFRLKEEEAEMTVTSVKEEEEEEDTGHLGPVSQTHLKASYGSNGELSRKMVLRNRAVINTRERRDYRGSSGEPQQHHEADEAEKSPTRSELLKKHQWRPTGKKSHCCSDCGKSYLRSNSLKVHMRIHTGEKPYSCDQCGKSFTTSSHRIAHQRTHTGEKPYSCDQCGKSFTQSSSLLSHQRKHTGEKPYSCYQCGKSFTQSSNLVSHQRTHTGEKPYSCEQCGKNFTTSSHLIVHQRTHTGEKSYSCEQCGKRYSDK, encoded by the exons atgagttcactaagctgctctcctcctgctaaagaagaggaggtcttctggacggagaaagaagttCTCccgaaagaggaggaggaagagaaggatgtttcaatacaaaaacaagtagagggtgaagctgttaccgtgaaagaagaagagaaagacgtttcagtGGAAGAAAAGGAAGACTCGTTCAGATTGaaagaggaggaggcggagatgactgtcacatcggtaaaggaggaggaggaagaagaggacacTGGAcatctgggcccggtttcccaaacgcATCTTAAGGCATCCTATGGTTCTAACGGTGAACTCAGCCGTAAGATGGTTTTGAGAAACCGGGCCGtgattaacacta gagagagacgtgactatcgtggatcctctggggagcctcaacaacatcatgaAGCTGATGAGGCAGAGAAGAGTCCCACCCGATCAGAACTCCTCAAGAAACACCAGTGGAGACCAACAGGGAAGAAatctcactgctgctctgactgtgggaagagttactTAAGATCAAATTCACTAAAAGTACACATGAGAATTCACaccggagagaaaccttatagctgtgatcaatgtgggaagagttttactacatctagcCATAGGATtgcacaccagagaacacacacaggagagaaaccttatagctgtgatcaatgtgggaagagttttactcagtcaagCAGCCTGTTATCtcaccagagaaaacacacaggagagaaaccttacagctgttatcaatgtgggaagagttttactcagtcaagCAACCTtgtatcacaccagagaacacacacaggagagaaaccttatagttGTGAACAATGTGGGAAGAATTTTACCACATCCAGCCATCTGattgtacaccagagaacacacacaggagagaaatcttatagctgtgaacaatgtgggaagagatactctgataaatga